The following coding sequences are from one Epinephelus fuscoguttatus linkage group LG7, E.fuscoguttatus.final_Chr_v1 window:
- the LOC125892150 gene encoding glutathione hydrolase 7 translates to MHSPAPEIVAGYPSGCVVDKDVNPETTLGSAYSPVDYMSITSFPRLPEDDALSGENTLKSRKDEDNVLSEQDTDPDLFLKSARLQRLPSSASDLASHDMASLRETTRDPFTEECACQRDGLTVIITACLTFATGVTVALIMQIYFGDPQVFNQGAVVTDVAQCTSLGFDVLGKHGSSVDAAITAALCLGIVHPHTSGIGGGGVMLVHDIRKNETRVIDFRETAPSAIHEDMLQPNLDLNPGLLVAVPGMLSGMHQAHQLYGRMPWKDVVTMAADVARNGFNVTHDLAEALAKVKDQNVSDAFRDLFLPNGQAPLSGLFTRRLDLAAILDAVAVKGISEFYSGNLTQEMAAAVQARGGVLTEDDFANYSTVLQQPAEVTYQGHQVMAAPAPHAGVALITALNILEGYNITSQVPRNGTYHWIAEAVKIALGLASGLGDPMYDTSVTEIVDKMQSKPQASLLRQMINDSQAFPISHYTSSYTLEKGAAAAQVMVMGPDDHIVSVMSSLNKPFGSGIVTPSGILLNSQILDFSWPNKTKGSSHNPHNSLQPGKRPMSFLMPTAVRPAVGLCGTYVAVGSSNGEKALSGITQVLMNVLSSRKNMSDSLAYGRLHPQLQPNTLLVDSEFLDEDVELLQAKGHKVERRDVLSLVEGTRRTNDLIIGVKDPRSADASALTMSNMP, encoded by the exons ATGCACAGCCCTGCTCCGGAAATTGTGGCAGGGTACCCAAGTGGGTGTGTGGTGGATAAAGATGTCAACCCGGAGACAACCCTGGGGAGTGCCTACTCTCCAGTGGACTACATGAGCATCACCAGCTTCCCCAGGCTGCCAGAGGACGACGCGCTGTCAGGGGAAAACACCCTGAAATCTCGCAAAGATGAGGACAACGTCCTGAGTGAGCAAGACACAG ACCCAGATCTGTTTCTGAAGTCGGCTCGCCTCCAGCGTCTCCCCTCCTCAGCTTCCGACCTGGCCAGCCACGATATGGCGTCCCTGCGGGAGACGACTAGAGACCCCTTTACCGAAGAATGTGCCTGTCAGCGAGACGGACTGACGGTCATCATCACAGCTTGTCTCACCTTCGCCACAGGAGTCACTGTAGCTCTCATCATGCAGATCTACTTTGGAGACCCACAG GTCTTTAACCAAGGGGCAGTGGTGACAGATGTGGCACAGTGTACATCTCTTGGCTTTGACGTTTTGGGGAAGCACGGGTCCAGCGTTGACGCTGCCATCACCGCTGCCCTCTGTTTGGGGATTGTTCACCCTCACACGTCTGGTATTGGAGG CGGTGGAGTTATGTTGGTGCACGACATTCGTAAAAACGAGACGAGGGTCATCGACTTCAGAGAGACGGCACCATCTGCCATCCATGAGGATATGCTGCAGCCGAATCTTGATCTAAAT CCTGGCCTGCTGGTGGCAGTACCAGGCATGCTCAGTGGCATGCATCAGGCACACCAGCTCTACGGCAG AATGCCATGGAAGGATGTGGTTACCATGGCAGCAGACGTGGCCAGAAACGGATTCAATGTGACTCATGACCTAG CTGAAGCTCTGGCTAAAGTTAAGGACCAAAATGTGTCGGATGCATTTCGGGATTTGTTCCTCCCCAACGGCCAGGCTCCCCTCTCCGGGCTGTTCACCAGGCGTCTTGATTTAGCAGCCATCTTAGATGCTGTCGCAGTAAAGGGGATATCAGAGTTCTACAGTGGAAACCTGACGCAGGAAATGGCAGCAGCA GTGCAAGCAAGAGGCGGAGTGCTCACAGAGGACGACTTTGCAAACTACAGCACAGTCTTACAGCAACCAGCAGAGGTCACCTATCAAG GACACCAAGTGATGGCAGCCCCAGCGCCACATGCAGGTGTTGCCTTGATCACTGCTCTTAACATCCTGGAAGGCTACAACATTACCAGCCAGGTGCCCAGGAACGGCACCTACCACTGGATCGCAGAG gctgTAAAGATAGCTCTTGGCCTGGCTAGTGGGTTGGGAGACCCCATGTATGACACTTCTGTCACAGAGATTGTCGACAAGATGCAGAG TAAGCCACAGGCTTCTCTACTCCGCCAGATGATCAACGACTCTCAGGCCTTCCCTATCAGCCATTACACTTCATCATATACCCTGGAGAAGGGTGCAGCAGCCGCCCAAGTCATGGTCATGGGCCCAGACGACCACATTGTGTCAGTCATGAG CTCTCTAAACAAACCATTTGGCAGCGGGATAGTGACTCCTTCAGGAATCCTCTTGAACAGCCAGATCCTGGACTTCTCCTGGCCTAATAAAACAAAGGGTTCATCACATAACCCG CATAACAGCCTCCAGCCTGGGAAGAGGCCCATGTCCTTTCTGATGCCTACAGCCGTCAGGCCTGCCGTGGGGTTATGTGGCACATATGTAGCTGTTGGATCTTCCAATGGAGAGAAAGCTCTCAGTGGCATCACACAG GTGCTGATGAATGTTCTGTCTTCACGTAAAAACATGAGTGACAGCCTAGCATACGGAAGACTCCACCCGCAGCTGCAGCCCAACACCCTCCTGGTTGACT CCGAGTTTCTGGATGAAGatgtggagctgctgcaggctAAAGGTCACAAGGTAGAGAGAAGAGACGTTCTCTCGTTGGTGGAGGGCACCCGAAGAACCAATGACCTCATCATAGGGGTGAAAGACCCCCGTAGTGCTGATGCCTCCGCCCTCACTATGTCCAACATGCCGTAG